From a single Candidatus Delongbacteria bacterium genomic region:
- a CDS encoding 2,3-bisphosphoglycerate-independent phosphoglycerate mutase — MKKVILTILDGFGCTDMKENNAIYSAKTENLDHLFNEFKYSKLVCSGGEVGLPEGTMGNSEVGHLNIGAGRVVYQDISKIDKDIKDGSFEKNKSLVEVIDYAKNNSKSVHLMGLISDGGVHSSLEHLKELIRILKSKNDLNFFIHAFTDGRDTPPNSGLEFIREIEDSLVGTKGRIASVIGRFYVMDRDKRWERVSKAYDALVNGNGEVYESAVKAMEESYKKDTTDEFILPSKIDNGSGISNICEGDAVIFFNFRADRAREITLALNDENFTDFPVKKLYLNYVTMTRYRDDFTYKTIVPKMNFSNILGEVISKNGLNQLRIAETEKYAHVTFFFNGGVDVQFENEDRILIPSPKVETYDLQPEMSALEVKDNVLKALDSEKYDLIILNFANCDMVGHTGIFDAAVKAVETIDQCVGEIYRKTVEKNYTFIMTADHGNAEKMLEDGVPFTAHTKNPVPFMIASKEYDPMNGKLADIAPTILKIMGVEQPEEMDGESLV; from the coding sequence ATGAAAAAAGTGATATTAACAATATTAGATGGTTTTGGTTGCACCGATATGAAAGAGAATAATGCTATCTATTCAGCTAAAACTGAGAATTTAGATCACCTTTTTAATGAGTTTAAATATTCAAAGCTGGTTTGTAGTGGGGGAGAAGTTGGACTCCCAGAGGGAACAATGGGAAATAGTGAAGTTGGACATTTAAACATTGGTGCTGGAAGAGTTGTTTATCAGGATATTTCAAAAATTGATAAAGATATTAAGGATGGCTCGTTTGAAAAGAATAAGTCACTTGTTGAAGTAATAGATTATGCCAAAAATAATAGTAAGTCAGTTCATTTGATGGGCTTGATTTCTGATGGTGGTGTTCATAGTTCACTTGAACATCTGAAAGAGTTAATTAGAATCCTTAAATCGAAAAATGATTTGAATTTTTTCATTCATGCATTTACAGATGGTAGGGATACTCCTCCTAATAGTGGACTTGAGTTTATCCGTGAAATTGAAGATTCTCTGGTTGGAACCAAAGGGAGAATAGCTTCAGTTATTGGTAGATTTTATGTAATGGATAGAGATAAAAGATGGGAAAGAGTTTCGAAAGCTTACGATGCTTTGGTAAATGGAAATGGTGAAGTATACGAATCTGCAGTAAAAGCTATGGAAGAGTCTTACAAAAAAGATACAACCGATGAATTTATACTACCATCGAAAATTGATAATGGAAGCGGTATATCAAATATTTGTGAAGGTGATGCTGTAATATTTTTTAACTTTAGAGCCGATAGAGCCAGGGAAATTACTTTGGCATTAAACGACGAAAATTTTACAGATTTTCCTGTGAAAAAACTGTATCTAAATTATGTTACAATGACTCGTTATAGAGATGATTTTACCTATAAAACAATTGTGCCAAAAATGAATTTTTCTAATATACTTGGTGAAGTAATTTCAAAAAATGGTTTAAATCAGTTGAGAATTGCTGAGACAGAAAAATATGCCCATGTAACATTCTTCTTCAATGGTGGTGTAGACGTTCAGTTTGAAAATGAAGATAGAATTTTGATCCCTTCTCCAAAAGTAGAGACCTATGATCTTCAACCTGAAATGTCTGCCCTGGAGGTGAAAGATAATGTCCTAAAAGCTTTAGACAGTGAAAAGTATGACCTTATTATTTTAAATTTTGCTAATTGTGATATGGTTGGACACACCGGTATTTTTGATGCTGCAGTAAAAGCTGTAGAAACAATTGATCAATGTGTTGGTGAAATTTATAGAAAAACTGTAGAAAAGAATTACACTTTTATAATGACTGCTGATCATGGTAATGCTGAAAAAATGCTGGAAGACGGTGTTCCATTTACTGCTCACACAAAAAATCCTGTACCTTTCATGATAGCGTCAAAAGAATATGATCCGATGAATGGTAAATTGGCGGATATAGCTCCAACAATTTTAAAAATCATGGGAGTTGAGCAACCGGAAGAGATGGATGGAGAATCGCTGGTTTAA